One stretch of Lysobacter sp. KIS68-7 DNA includes these proteins:
- a CDS encoding type II secretion system F family protein: MPLFRYKALNSRGELLDGQMEAASVGEVAVRLQEQGHLPVETKLASEGGGESTWKMLFKPKPFAGERLVQFTQQLATLLAAGQPLDRALTILLELPEDEGARRTIADIRDAVRGGSALSTALERQHGTFGRLYVNMVRAGEAGGSLHETLQRLADYLERSRALRGKVINALIYPIILLVMVGFSLLFLLGYVVPQFAAMYESLDATLPIFTRIVLGIGLFVRDWWIVLVAIPALAVWWFDRKRRDPEFRVKFDEWLLRQKFVGPLVARLETARLARTLGTLLRNGVPLLTALGIGRNVLGNLVLAADVETAANEVKGGVGLSTALGRGKRFPRLALQMIQVGEESGALDTMLLKTADTFEAETSLALDRMLAALVPVVTMLLAGVVMVVILAVLTPIYDLTNAIG, encoded by the coding sequence ATGCCCCTGTTCCGCTACAAGGCCCTCAATTCACGCGGCGAGCTGCTCGACGGCCAGATGGAAGCCGCGAGCGTCGGCGAAGTGGCCGTGCGCCTGCAGGAGCAGGGACATTTGCCTGTCGAAACGAAGCTCGCTTCGGAAGGCGGTGGCGAGTCGACATGGAAGATGCTGTTCAAGCCCAAGCCCTTCGCGGGCGAGCGGCTCGTGCAGTTCACGCAGCAGCTGGCGACGCTGCTCGCCGCGGGTCAGCCGTTGGATCGCGCGCTGACCATCCTGCTGGAATTGCCGGAAGACGAAGGCGCACGCCGCACCATCGCCGACATCCGCGATGCGGTGCGCGGCGGCAGTGCGTTGTCGACGGCGCTGGAGCGCCAGCACGGCACCTTCGGCCGCCTGTACGTGAACATGGTGCGCGCGGGCGAGGCGGGCGGTTCGCTGCACGAAACGCTGCAGCGCCTGGCCGATTACCTCGAGCGCAGTCGCGCGTTGCGCGGGAAGGTGATCAACGCGTTGATCTACCCGATCATCCTGCTGGTGATGGTCGGCTTCAGCCTGCTGTTCCTGCTGGGCTACGTCGTCCCGCAGTTCGCCGCGATGTACGAGAGCCTGGATGCCACGCTGCCGATCTTCACCCGCATCGTGCTGGGCATCGGCCTGTTCGTGCGCGACTGGTGGATCGTGCTGGTGGCCATCCCCGCGCTCGCGGTGTGGTGGTTCGACCGCAAGCGGCGGGACCCGGAATTTCGCGTGAAGTTCGATGAATGGCTGCTGCGGCAGAAATTCGTCGGCCCGTTGGTGGCACGGCTGGAAACCGCACGATTGGCGCGCACGCTCGGCACCCTGCTGCGCAACGGCGTGCCCTTGCTGACCGCGCTGGGCATCGGCCGCAATGTGTTGGGGAACCTCGTGCTGGCGGCGGATGTCGAAACCGCAGCCAATGAAGTGAAGGGCGGCGTCGGCCTGTCCACGGCCCTGGGCCGCGGCAAGCGCTTCCCGCGCCTGGCGCTGCAGATGATCCAGGTCGGCGAAGAATCCGGCGCGCTCGACACGATGCTGCTGAAGACCGCCGACACGTTCGAAGCGGAAACGAGCCTGGCGCTCGACCGCATGCTGGCGGCGCTGGTGCCGGTGGTGACGATGCTGCTCGCGGGCGTCGTCATGGTCGTCATCCTCGCCGTGCTCACCCCCATCTACGATCTGACGAACGCCATCGGATAA